The Bdellovibrio sp. ZAP7 DNA segment ACTTTATCCGTACACGAAGTCATTTCTTTCACCACTGTCGCCATAATTGATCCGATTCGTTGACGTGCTTCATTCAATTGTTGTTCGACTGTCACAAAAACTCCTACATACTACACAAGAAATTGTTGCTTCAAAATCGTTTGTCCGCAACAACAGAATATTTTCTGGTCCTACTGTTCCCCACCGCAAATGTGAAAACTATTCGGTGATACTCCACGAAATGTTCATATACATGATAACTCGGTTGGCTATTATTCAATTCGACAAAGTGAACGAGTTCAACTTTTCTTTTTCAAGGAAGTTTATTTGAATCGAGACTCCAACAACCATAGGAGGATTCAAATGATGAAAAGATTTACTCAACTAGCTGTTATCGCGGCCTTCGTGACTCCAGTCATTGCTCAAGCAGATCAGGCAGAATTAACAGTGGCGATGGCTGACTCCATCGTATACGCAAAAGCCGATGCACCTGATTCTTGTAAACAAGTTGATCTAACGGCGGAACAACAAACTGCTTTAAAAAATGCTTTCCTTGACTTCACGGCTGCAAAAAGACCACTTCGTCGCGACGTAAAAATGGCGTACCGTGATATGAAACGTGTGTTCTCAAGCTCGACTTCAACTCGTGAGGACGCTATTGCTTCCCAAGCAAATGTGGGTGCTAAGGTAACAGCCATGGGAAAACTAATGGGTGATTTCCACCTGAAAGTTTTCTTTGATATCCTAACTCCAGAACAACGTGATCCAGCGATGCGTTGCCTGGAAGACTTGAAATAAGTCGGCAACAATTACTTGAATTGTGACGAGGGCTTTCCTGAGGGAGAGCCCGTAGTTTTTTCTACTATATGTTGTCCCATTCTGAGACTTTCG contains these protein-coding regions:
- a CDS encoding Spy/CpxP family protein refolding chaperone, with the protein product MMKRFTQLAVIAAFVTPVIAQADQAELTVAMADSIVYAKADAPDSCKQVDLTAEQQTALKNAFLDFTAAKRPLRRDVKMAYRDMKRVFSSSTSTREDAIASQANVGAKVTAMGKLMGDFHLKVFFDILTPEQRDPAMRCLEDLK